The following are encoded in a window of Roseivirga misakiensis genomic DNA:
- a CDS encoding acetyl-CoA carboxylase biotin carboxylase subunit: MSTKKINKILVANRGEIAIRVMRTAKEMGIATVAIYSDADINAPHVAYADEAVNVGPPASSESYLNIERILDVCKELNVDAIHPGYGFLSENAGFARAVEANGITFIGPSTHAIEVMGDKLAAKNAVASYNIPMVPGVNHAVTEIDEATKIANEIGYPVLIKASAGGGGKGMRVVESSDELAEQMTRAMSEAQSAFGDSSVFVEKYIGSPRHIEIQILGDQHGKTLYLFERECSIQRRHQKVIEEAPSPVVDEKMRQAMGEAAVNVAKACGYYGAGTVEFIVDENLDFFFLEMNTRLQVEHPVTEEITGIDLVKEQIYVAEGRKLDLNQEDLKINGHSMEVRVYAENPRENFLPDTGTLNTYVTPQGPGVRVDDGYQQGMDIPIYYDPMIAKLTTHGANREQARLRMLRAIEEYEISGVQTTLDFCDFALKHEAFVSGNFDTKFVGKFFKPEYLNNDTPEEEEIAMALAAHIFNVEATGSERKSEQNGLSKWKLRAR; encoded by the coding sequence ATGTCTACGAAAAAAATAAATAAGATTCTTGTCGCCAATCGCGGCGAAATTGCCATTCGTGTAATGAGAACGGCGAAGGAAATGGGAATAGCGACGGTTGCAATTTATAGCGATGCCGATATAAACGCACCACACGTTGCTTATGCGGATGAAGCCGTAAACGTTGGACCTCCAGCATCCTCAGAATCTTACCTTAATATAGAGCGCATATTAGACGTCTGTAAAGAACTAAATGTAGATGCCATACACCCAGGTTATGGATTCTTGTCTGAAAATGCTGGTTTTGCCAGAGCAGTAGAAGCCAATGGTATAACTTTTATAGGTCCTTCTACGCATGCTATAGAAGTTATGGGTGACAAACTTGCGGCTAAAAATGCAGTAGCAAGCTATAATATCCCAATGGTTCCTGGCGTGAACCATGCCGTGACTGAAATCGACGAGGCTACAAAAATTGCCAATGAAATTGGTTACCCTGTGTTGATCAAAGCTAGCGCTGGCGGTGGCGGTAAAGGAATGCGTGTTGTAGAAAGTAGCGATGAACTCGCGGAACAGATGACGCGAGCAATGAGTGAAGCCCAATCTGCTTTTGGAGATTCTTCTGTCTTTGTTGAAAAATATATCGGCTCGCCAAGACATATAGAAATACAAATCCTAGGAGATCAGCACGGCAAAACGCTATACCTTTTTGAAAGAGAGTGTTCTATTCAAAGACGACACCAAAAGGTAATAGAAGAAGCACCTTCGCCGGTTGTTGACGAAAAAATGCGCCAAGCTATGGGCGAGGCTGCTGTAAATGTGGCTAAAGCATGCGGTTACTACGGAGCTGGTACAGTAGAGTTTATTGTAGACGAAAACCTTGATTTCTTCTTTTTAGAAATGAACACGCGCCTTCAGGTCGAGCACCCTGTAACAGAAGAAATAACGGGAATTGATCTTGTTAAAGAGCAAATCTATGTGGCTGAAGGGAGAAAATTGGATTTAAATCAAGAGGATCTAAAGATTAATGGCCACTCTATGGAAGTCCGAGTTTATGCCGAAAATCCAAGAGAAAACTTCTTACCAGACACAGGAACATTAAACACTTATGTGACTCCCCAAGGCCCTGGCGTGCGGGTAGATGATGGTTACCAACAAGGAATGGACATCCCAATCTATTACGATCCGATGATTGCAAAGCTTACCACACATGGAGCTAACCGTGAACAGGCTCGTTTAAGAATGCTTAGAGCCATAGAAGAATATGAAATATCTGGAGTACAAACTACGCTAGACTTTTGTGACTTTGCTCTCAAACACGAGGCTTTCGTCAGCGGTAATTTTGACACAAAATTTGTAGGTAAGTTTTTCAAACCAGAGTATCTCAACAACGATACGCCTGAGGAAGAAGAGATTGCCATGGCACTGGCCGCACATATCTTTAATGTAGAGGCAACAGGTAGTGAGCGCAAAAGCGAACAGAATGGTTTAAGTAAATGGAAACTAAGAGCTAGATAA
- a CDS encoding DUF1015 domain-containing protein, whose protein sequence is MANIKPFRAWRYNRELSKSIGNLTSPLFDVISDQQRDALYENEYNSIHLSVPRNKIGPIDTLTLLDKWKSAGIIKQDDLPGIYIYYQHFSLPGSSKQFIRKGFISFIEATSWDDPNTQILRHESTMPHSVNDRIDVLSATQMNVSPTHGLYFDESFELEQYMDESMLSPIYETEDYQGVKDVLSVIHDHDIIKKFINKLSDAKVILADGHHRLEGSIVYREQQQKKLEKTSGQEGFNYHMMYLTNGEADDLRILPTHRLIKGFENFNRQEFLEKLAPYFTITHLENPNDVTEIILGKQWAFGLLFDDEALKVRLKPEAIELLDWNFPTAIKHLDLTVMHYFIIEKALGIPGKNQRNSDKISFERNFANCLTKTLRGEAQFAIITQDISMETVKEVCYSGHTLPQKSTYFYPKAICGYLFGSIKDDEFELPHNPGF, encoded by the coding sequence ATGGCTAACATCAAACCTTTTAGGGCTTGGCGCTATAATAGGGAGCTCTCCAAATCCATTGGCAACCTTACATCTCCTCTTTTTGATGTTATATCAGATCAACAAAGAGATGCTTTGTATGAAAATGAGTACAACAGCATCCATCTGAGTGTTCCAAGGAATAAAATCGGACCAATTGATACCTTAACACTTCTAGATAAATGGAAGTCTGCAGGAATAATCAAGCAAGATGATTTACCCGGAATTTATATCTATTATCAGCATTTCTCGCTTCCCGGTTCGTCAAAGCAATTCATAAGAAAAGGTTTTATAAGCTTTATTGAAGCTACTTCATGGGATGACCCAAATACTCAAATCCTAAGACATGAAAGCACGATGCCTCATTCTGTAAATGATCGGATAGACGTATTAAGTGCTACACAAATGAATGTAAGTCCTACTCATGGGTTGTATTTCGATGAATCCTTTGAGTTAGAGCAATATATGGATGAGAGTATGCTCAGCCCTATTTATGAAACGGAAGACTACCAAGGTGTTAAAGATGTTCTTTCCGTGATTCATGACCATGATATCATAAAGAAATTCATCAATAAGTTATCCGATGCTAAAGTCATACTGGCTGACGGCCATCATAGGTTAGAGGGGTCAATTGTATATAGAGAGCAGCAACAAAAAAAGCTAGAGAAAACGTCTGGGCAAGAAGGCTTTAATTACCATATGATGTATTTGACAAATGGTGAAGCCGATGACTTAAGGATACTTCCAACTCACCGCTTAATCAAAGGATTTGAGAACTTCAATCGGCAAGAATTTCTCGAAAAGCTAGCACCTTATTTCACTATAACACATCTAGAAAACCCTAATGACGTCACTGAGATAATATTGGGTAAGCAATGGGCATTTGGATTATTGTTTGACGATGAAGCTTTGAAGGTTCGCTTAAAGCCAGAGGCGATAGAACTTCTCGATTGGAATTTTCCAACTGCTATCAAACATTTAGACCTGACTGTGATGCACTATTTCATTATTGAAAAAGCATTAGGGATTCCAGGTAAAAATCAGCGAAACTCCGACAAAATTAGCTTTGAAAGAAACTTCGCTAACTGCTTAACTAAGACGCTTCGCGGAGAGGCACAATTTGCCATTATCACACAGGATATTAGTATGGAAACAGTGAAAGAAGTTTGTTATTCTGGCCATACACTGCCTCAAAAATCAACTTATTTTTACCCTAAAGCCATTTGTGGTTATCTTTTTGGATCAATCAAAGACGATGAATTTGAATTACCACATAATCCTGGCTTCTAA
- a CDS encoding Maf family nucleotide pyrophosphatase: MNLNYHIILASKSPRRQELLRSLGLDFEVQVKSIDESFPPNTPALKVAEFIAQKKSEAFGPLNKDVLLITSDTVVIADGKILGKPKDSSEAFAMISSLSGNTHSVATGVCLRTTDKVDSFTSVTSVSFDALEDQEILHYINTYMPFDKAGSYGIQEWIGMIGINKIEGDFYNVMGLPLNALYKRLKAFK, from the coding sequence ATGAATTTGAATTACCACATAATCCTGGCTTCTAAGTCTCCCAGAAGGCAAGAATTATTAAGAAGCTTAGGCTTGGATTTTGAGGTTCAAGTCAAATCAATTGATGAATCATTTCCGCCAAATACCCCAGCTCTTAAGGTAGCAGAATTCATCGCACAGAAGAAATCCGAGGCCTTCGGACCACTAAACAAAGATGTACTTCTGATTACATCAGATACCGTAGTTATCGCCGATGGCAAGATCCTTGGAAAACCAAAAGACTCCTCCGAAGCCTTTGCTATGATTAGTAGTTTATCGGGAAATACTCATTCCGTAGCCACTGGGGTATGTTTAAGAACTACAGATAAAGTGGATTCATTTACATCTGTAACTAGTGTGAGTTTTGATGCCCTTGAAGACCAAGAAATATTACATTACATAAATACCTATATGCCATTCGATAAAGCTGGTAGTTACGGTATTCAAGAATGGATAGGTATGATTGGAATCAATAAAATTGAAGGAGACTTTTATAATGTAATGGGTTTACCTCTCAATGCACTTTATAAAAGACTAAAGGCCTTTAAATAA
- a CDS encoding efflux RND transporter periplasmic adaptor subunit — protein MAKKKKGSNKIIWILLILVALVLVVAIVGKQAGLIGGERTIKVEFAEASRNTIIEKVTASGVVQPVIEIAISPDVAGEIIELNVEEGDDVLEGMVLVKIRPDNLQSALDRSKANLNQQLANLASSKASKFRSEAQLKQSELAFNRAERLKKENVISDADYETAKANYEVAKYNLDAAEQSVRAAEFIIKSSEATVAEAEENVRLTTVIAPSTGTISKLNVEKGERVVGTQQMAGTEMMRLADLNQMEVQVDVNENDIIRVNVGDTAIIDVDSYTSMDKEFKGIVTSIANTANPKASADAVTEFKVEIRILNESFSDLLSEIQGPSPFRPGMTASVEIITTTKSDILTVPLAAVTTRNPKLDRKVFGNTDDNDEGGLQVSNSNARPEEKEDIKEVVFINDGGTAKMVEVKTGISDYDNIEILSGLKEGDQVVSGPFFVVSKRLKTGDLVENSKSTSKPVASASSDN, from the coding sequence ATGGCTAAGAAGAAAAAAGGATCGAATAAGATCATATGGATATTACTGATTTTAGTGGCACTTGTATTGGTGGTCGCAATAGTTGGTAAACAAGCAGGATTGATCGGCGGAGAAAGAACCATTAAAGTGGAATTCGCTGAAGCAAGTCGGAATACTATTATCGAAAAAGTTACAGCTTCAGGGGTTGTACAGCCTGTTATAGAAATTGCTATTAGTCCAGATGTTGCTGGAGAGATCATCGAATTGAACGTTGAAGAAGGGGATGATGTACTTGAAGGAATGGTTTTGGTTAAAATTAGACCTGATAACTTACAATCAGCGTTGGATAGATCAAAGGCAAATTTAAATCAACAATTGGCCAACTTGGCATCCTCAAAGGCTAGTAAGTTCCGTAGTGAGGCGCAATTGAAACAGTCTGAATTAGCATTCAATAGAGCTGAAAGGCTTAAGAAAGAAAATGTGATTTCCGATGCTGATTATGAAACTGCTAAGGCAAATTACGAAGTCGCTAAGTACAACCTAGACGCTGCCGAACAAAGCGTAAGAGCAGCTGAATTTATCATAAAATCTAGCGAAGCTACAGTGGCAGAAGCCGAGGAAAATGTGAGATTGACCACAGTTATCGCACCATCAACTGGTACCATTTCTAAGTTGAATGTGGAAAAAGGTGAACGTGTAGTTGGAACACAACAAATGGCGGGTACTGAAATGATGCGTTTGGCAGACTTGAATCAAATGGAGGTGCAGGTCGATGTAAATGAGAATGATATCATTAGAGTGAACGTTGGAGATACAGCTATCATTGATGTCGATTCATACACTTCTATGGACAAAGAATTCAAGGGAATAGTTACGTCTATTGCTAACACCGCTAACCCGAAGGCGTCTGCCGATGCTGTAACGGAGTTTAAAGTAGAGATACGAATTTTAAATGAGAGCTTCTCTGATTTACTATCAGAAATTCAAGGGCCTTCTCCTTTCAGACCAGGTATGACGGCAAGTGTGGAAATCATTACCACTACAAAATCTGATATCCTAACAGTACCATTAGCAGCTGTTACAACTCGAAATCCAAAATTGGACAGAAAGGTCTTCGGAAATACTGATGACAATGATGAAGGAGGTCTTCAAGTGAGCAATTCAAATGCTAGACCAGAAGAAAAAGAGGACATTAAAGAAGTAGTCTTTATCAATGATGGCGGCACGGCCAAAATGGTTGAGGTGAAAACAGGAATTAGTGATTATGATAACATTGAGATTCTTTCAGGTTTAAAAGAAGGTGATCAAGTGGTGTCAGGACCGTTTTTTGTCGTGTCTAAACGCCTGAAAACGGGTGATTTAGTAGAAAACTCGAAGAGTACTAGTAAACCAGTAGCTTCTGCGAGTTCAGATAACTAG
- a CDS encoding TolC family protein — MNLKRKFFYSLMFALATNWAIGQSANESKVWTLEECVNYARENNLTIRNSQLTQVQNQIAVKQSKFARLPNLSAGGGMGKSFGRTIDPVTNSFVSQAFLSGSLSANAGMTVYQGGILNNTIKQNELNLQASAFDLEKAKNDVGLSVATNFLNVLLNREQLENAKYQLQVTATQLDRTKKLVEAGSDPITRQLDLESQLASNEVQVVNAENALGLAILNLKQSMQMPANESLEISVPELEVENVNMTANAPSRIFDIAVENQPEVKSAELGIKSSVLGEKIAKGAFLPTVSLSGSISTSYSDQQRQLIGTQVIDVPAQDIGFVQGSGDRVFTDPRQESVRIFSDSYGLFDQFNDFLGQSVRANLSIPIFSRLNNTSNLQRAKINRQRAEITSQNVKNQLRQAIETAYNNATAGLKSYQASVKRVAALQESFRVAEEQYNVGSANTVDYQVASNNLFAAKTDLVRAKYEYIFRVKILDFYLGNPITLD, encoded by the coding sequence ATGAATTTGAAACGAAAGTTTTTTTACAGTCTGATGTTCGCCTTGGCGACCAATTGGGCTATCGGTCAAAGCGCAAATGAGAGCAAGGTCTGGACACTCGAAGAATGCGTGAATTATGCTCGGGAAAATAACCTGACCATAAGAAACAGTCAGTTAACCCAGGTTCAAAATCAGATTGCCGTAAAACAATCTAAGTTTGCTCGTCTACCTAATTTGAGTGCAGGTGGAGGTATGGGTAAATCTTTTGGACGAACCATTGATCCTGTAACGAACTCCTTTGTTAGCCAAGCTTTTTTAAGTGGTAGTCTATCGGCAAATGCTGGTATGACCGTTTACCAAGGGGGTATTTTGAATAATACGATTAAGCAAAACGAATTGAACCTTCAGGCTAGTGCTTTTGATTTAGAAAAGGCTAAGAATGATGTCGGTTTAAGTGTGGCCACTAATTTTTTAAATGTGCTTTTGAATAGGGAGCAACTAGAAAATGCAAAATATCAACTGCAAGTCACAGCGACTCAATTAGATCGTACTAAAAAGCTGGTGGAGGCAGGTTCAGACCCTATCACACGACAGCTTGATTTGGAATCTCAGTTAGCTTCGAATGAGGTTCAAGTGGTTAATGCTGAAAATGCATTAGGACTTGCCATTTTGAACTTGAAGCAGTCAATGCAAATGCCTGCTAATGAGAGCTTAGAAATTAGTGTTCCAGAGCTTGAAGTTGAAAATGTAAACATGACGGCAAACGCCCCATCAAGAATATTTGATATAGCCGTTGAAAATCAGCCAGAAGTAAAAAGTGCTGAATTGGGAATAAAAAGTAGTGTCTTAGGTGAGAAAATAGCAAAAGGGGCATTTTTACCCACAGTAAGCCTTAGTGGTAGTATTTCTACTAGCTATTCAGATCAGCAGAGACAATTGATCGGCACACAAGTCATAGATGTACCGGCACAGGATATCGGTTTTGTACAAGGTTCGGGTGATCGAGTTTTCACAGACCCAAGACAAGAGTCTGTGAGAATTTTTAGTGATTCTTACGGCTTGTTTGATCAATTTAACGACTTCTTGGGACAATCAGTTCGAGCCAATTTGAGTATCCCAATATTCAGCAGATTGAATAATACTTCGAACCTTCAAAGAGCCAAGATCAACAGACAGAGAGCCGAAATAACCTCTCAAAACGTAAAAAACCAATTAAGACAGGCCATCGAAACGGCTTACAACAACGCAACTGCTGGATTAAAATCTTATCAAGCTTCTGTAAAAAGAGTGGCGGCATTACAAGAGTCATTCAGAGTTGCAGAAGAACAGTATAACGTAGGTAGTGCAAATACAGTCGATTATCAAGTAGCCAGTAATAACCTTTTTGCTGCCAAAACTGACTTGGTTCGCGCGAAATACGAATACATTTTTAGAGTGAAAATATTAGACTTTTATTTAGGCAACCCAATTACATTAGATTAA
- the sdaAB gene encoding L-serine ammonia-lyase, iron-sulfur-dependent subunit beta → MAEQSSVFDMIGPVMIGPSSSHTAGVVRIGRVARKILGANPDKAEITFYNSFARTYEGHGSDRAIVAGLLDFKTDDLRIKTAFEEAKAAGFKVNFRSVGNASTMHPNTVNIVATAGDREIQVTGESRGGGVIRITKVNGFSVGFNANITTMILLASDRKGAIAFIATVLANDECNIASMSVNRKGKHDLACHVIEMDSKPPRVTIDYLKHLEWIREVIFIPDIDF, encoded by the coding sequence ATGGCAGAACAAAGTAGTGTATTTGATATGATAGGCCCTGTGATGATAGGTCCTTCCAGCTCACACACTGCGGGTGTCGTTAGAATTGGGAGGGTAGCGAGAAAAATTTTAGGGGCTAACCCCGATAAGGCCGAAATAACTTTTTATAACTCTTTTGCTCGGACTTATGAAGGTCATGGAAGTGATCGAGCTATTGTAGCCGGTTTACTTGATTTCAAAACAGACGATCTACGTATAAAAACAGCTTTCGAAGAAGCAAAAGCTGCAGGATTTAAAGTGAATTTTAGGTCAGTGGGTAATGCATCTACCATGCACCCAAACACAGTTAATATTGTTGCAACAGCAGGTGATAGAGAGATTCAAGTAACTGGCGAAAGTAGAGGTGGAGGAGTGATTAGAATCACGAAAGTCAACGGATTTAGTGTTGGCTTTAATGCGAACATTACCACTATGATTTTACTGGCTAGTGATCGCAAAGGCGCCATAGCCTTTATAGCAACTGTTCTGGCAAACGATGAATGTAACATTGCCTCTATGTCGGTCAATAGAAAAGGAAAACATGATTTGGCATGCCATGTCATAGAAATGGATTCCAAACCACCTAGAGTAACAATAGATTATTTAAAGCATTTGGAATGGATAAGAGAGGTCATCTTCATCCCGGATATTGATTTTTAA
- a CDS encoding aminotransferase class IV, producing the protein MKAIFNSRIVNTDDQVVKTTNRSYCYGDGLFETIVTGPERINLIGYHVNRLEQACHVMGIDFPVDLSSDRVDKMVQELRAFNGIEGVSRSKLSLWRNEGGLYSPTENSASFYLETSPTESQVYRPLQEIGLSANYHTLYSPISFAKTSNALTYVLAGREKQSQSWDDIILTDVNGNIAETHIGNIFWVIDSKIFTPKLTTGCIEGIMRRYTLEFFRKNGSPIIETEAPIKDLEDAQSIFMTNASGIRYFKSYKAQHLQNPNAVLEELIKRLQQP; encoded by the coding sequence ATGAAAGCGATATTTAACTCTCGAATAGTCAATACTGATGATCAAGTCGTTAAAACTACCAACCGTTCATATTGTTATGGAGACGGCCTCTTCGAAACAATTGTTACAGGACCGGAGAGAATTAATCTGATCGGTTATCACGTCAACCGACTCGAGCAAGCATGCCATGTTATGGGTATAGATTTTCCTGTTGATCTGTCAAGCGATCGAGTGGATAAAATGGTTCAAGAATTACGTGCTTTTAACGGTATTGAAGGTGTATCAAGATCAAAACTCAGTCTTTGGAGAAATGAAGGTGGACTTTATTCTCCAACAGAAAACTCGGCTTCTTTCTATTTAGAAACTTCCCCTACCGAAAGTCAAGTCTATCGTCCTTTACAAGAAATTGGTTTATCGGCTAATTATCATACCCTTTACAGCCCGATCTCTTTTGCCAAAACTAGTAATGCACTCACATATGTTCTAGCTGGGCGAGAGAAACAATCGCAGTCCTGGGACGACATTATTCTAACTGATGTAAATGGAAATATAGCTGAGACACATATAGGGAATATCTTCTGGGTTATAGATTCGAAAATATTCACCCCAAAACTGACTACTGGATGTATTGAAGGCATAATGCGCAGATACACTTTAGAGTTCTTTCGGAAAAACGGAAGTCCAATTATTGAAACGGAGGCGCCGATCAAAGACCTGGAGGATGCTCAAAGTATATTCATGACTAATGCCTCGGGCATTAGATATTTCAAATCCTATAAGGCGCAACATTTACAAAATCCAAACGCTGTGCTTGAGGAGCTCATTAAACGGCTACAGCAGCCTTGA
- a CDS encoding thymidylate synthase produces MKQYHDLMRHILENGVEKGDRTGTGTKSVFGYQMRFDLSEGFPVVTTKKLHLRSIIHELLWFLKGDTNIKYLKDNGVRIWDEWADENGDLGPVYGYQWRNWPDGNGGTIDQITKLIDQIKKSPNSRRLIVSAWNVADVDNMALPPCHTFFQFYVADGKLSCQLYQRSADVFLGVPFNIASYALLVLMVAQVCDLEPGDFVHTFGDAHLYSNHFEQAELQLTRDFRPLPTMTLNPAVKDIFDFKYEDFELTGYDPHPHIKAAVAV; encoded by the coding sequence ATGAAGCAGTACCACGACTTAATGAGGCATATTCTCGAAAATGGTGTTGAAAAAGGTGACAGAACGGGTACTGGAACAAAAAGTGTCTTTGGATATCAAATGAGATTTGACCTTTCGGAAGGATTTCCTGTTGTAACAACCAAGAAATTACACTTGAGATCGATCATACACGAACTTTTATGGTTTTTGAAAGGTGACACCAATATTAAATACCTCAAGGATAATGGGGTTAGAATATGGGATGAGTGGGCTGACGAAAATGGCGATTTAGGTCCTGTATATGGTTACCAGTGGAGAAATTGGCCTGATGGTAATGGAGGAACTATTGATCAGATCACAAAACTGATCGATCAAATTAAAAAATCTCCAAACAGCAGAAGGCTCATTGTTAGCGCTTGGAATGTTGCCGATGTTGATAATATGGCCTTGCCGCCATGCCATACTTTCTTTCAGTTTTATGTCGCCGATGGCAAACTAAGTTGCCAACTTTATCAGAGAAGTGCTGATGTATTTTTAGGAGTACCATTTAATATTGCGTCTTACGCATTGCTCGTATTAATGGTAGCACAAGTTTGTGACCTAGAACCGGGTGATTTTGTCCACACTTTTGGTGATGCACATCTATATTCAAACCATTTTGAGCAGGCAGAATTACAGTTGACTAGAGATTTCAGGCCTCTACCAACCATGACATTAAATCCAGCGGTAAAAGATATATTCGATTTTAAATATGAGGATTTTGAACTTACCGGATACGATCCTCATCCGCATATCAAGGCTGCTGTAGCCGTTTAA
- a CDS encoding efflux RND transporter permease subunit, which yields MNKLNQNVSKGKASSEVFKVPSWVQNFATLSGRKARARLIILFLITVFLGLQIPKLQFNYDFNSFFPEGDEDLAYYEKLNEAFGEFNDFLFVVIKSDNPTAKSFLNQVKESIDSLQEFDRVKSVQSLFDLNRIQITPFGINKVSLLSDDLELPDGFDFDRLKGKFLGNDNKSILLIVRHIGFASKSDGDEFYQDLDRYIESVFDTDYLISGKAQMQYDFTRKFEKELASLLILALGFAVVVLGLIFKSLKGIIIPLVTLVISIVWTMGFLSLTGKSIDVMVVIIPAILLIVALSDVIHLVHKYDEFKRVGKNTKDSLYAVTVFIGKANCLTSITTCIGFLSLYVIPIQPIQDFGFFTAVGVFFAFVITFLLIPALLFYFPSPIEKQVSVNSLWQKWINSFFLFVLKCRKPILLFTVILSVILISGISMVRLNTSILVGFQKGEPELEQVAYFDSNFDGYKPFEIGISINEDRDLLDVEVLSEIEKLEHYLENDLSITHIESPLTLIKEINSGFYGGSKNYLKLPEAKNLRRLSRFYNSPRLSDSRRLFEIEGENVVRLIGRSKDIGSHETRKLNSALEDFLNSEIDSELINVRLTGTSYLIDKTDNYVVNSLIKGLAVATITVSILLLIFFREWRLVLISLVPNILPVLILFGLMGFFQIDLNISTAVIFTVAFGIAVDDSIHLIVRFYLEKDRSKSPIWAMKRTLSGTGKSIIVTSLVILAGFSLFISSGLSSPFYLGLFIAITAMVALILDLTVLPLLMLKISKKD from the coding sequence ATGAACAAATTAAATCAAAATGTATCTAAAGGGAAGGCTTCATCTGAAGTTTTTAAAGTCCCCTCATGGGTACAGAATTTTGCCACACTTTCTGGAAGGAAAGCTAGGGCTAGATTGATAATACTGTTCTTAATTACTGTATTCTTGGGGCTTCAAATTCCTAAGCTCCAGTTTAATTATGATTTTAATAGTTTCTTTCCTGAAGGCGATGAGGATTTAGCCTATTACGAAAAATTAAACGAAGCTTTTGGCGAATTCAATGACTTCCTTTTCGTGGTAATAAAGTCTGATAACCCAACGGCGAAAAGCTTTCTCAATCAAGTCAAAGAGTCCATTGATAGCCTTCAAGAATTTGATCGGGTAAAGTCGGTTCAAAGCTTGTTCGATTTGAACAGAATCCAAATAACTCCATTCGGAATTAACAAAGTAAGCCTACTAAGTGATGACCTGGAGTTGCCCGATGGCTTTGACTTTGACCGACTCAAAGGTAAATTCTTGGGCAACGACAATAAGTCTATACTGCTCATCGTGCGGCATATCGGATTTGCCAGCAAAAGTGATGGAGATGAATTCTATCAGGATTTAGACCGGTATATCGAAAGTGTTTTCGACACTGATTATTTGATTTCTGGGAAAGCTCAAATGCAATATGACTTTACTAGAAAGTTTGAAAAAGAGCTTGCCAGCTTACTTATTTTAGCCTTAGGATTCGCTGTGGTGGTACTTGGGCTAATCTTCAAAAGTTTAAAAGGTATTATTATTCCTTTAGTCACTCTAGTTATCAGCATAGTATGGACTATGGGGTTTCTGTCATTAACCGGTAAATCCATAGACGTAATGGTCGTAATTATTCCAGCCATTTTGTTGATTGTTGCCTTATCAGATGTCATCCACCTAGTCCATAAGTATGACGAGTTCAAACGTGTAGGAAAGAATACAAAAGATTCACTTTACGCTGTTACGGTTTTTATTGGTAAAGCCAATTGTCTAACCTCCATCACAACCTGTATCGGTTTTTTAAGTCTCTATGTTATTCCAATACAGCCTATTCAAGATTTCGGCTTCTTTACGGCCGTGGGTGTTTTTTTCGCTTTTGTTATCACATTCCTGCTCATTCCAGCACTTCTTTTCTACTTCCCTTCTCCAATAGAAAAACAGGTGAGCGTGAATTCCCTATGGCAAAAATGGATAAACTCATTTTTTCTATTCGTTCTTAAATGTAGAAAGCCAATCCTTCTGTTTACGGTCATTTTATCAGTCATTCTAATCTCTGGAATCTCCATGGTAAGGCTAAATACTTCCATATTAGTAGGGTTTCAGAAGGGTGAACCTGAACTAGAACAGGTGGCTTATTTCGATAGTAATTTTGACGGTTACAAACCTTTCGAAATCGGTATATCTATCAATGAGGATAGAGACCTATTGGACGTTGAGGTACTCTCCGAAATAGAAAAACTCGAGCATTACTTAGAAAACGATCTAAGTATTACTCACATCGAGTCCCCATTGACTTTGATCAAAGAGATAAACTCAGGCTTCTACGGCGGGTCAAAAAACTACTTGAAACTACCTGAGGCCAAGAATTTAAGACGTTTAAGTAGGTTTTATAATAGTCCCCGATTATCTGATAGTCGTAGACTTTTTGAAATCGAAGGTGAAAACGTAGTTCGGTTAATCGGAAGGTCGAAAGATATTGGTAGTCACGAAACACGAAAGCTAAACTCGGCGCTCGAAGACTTTCTTAATAGCGAAATAGATTCCGAGTTAATAAATGTAAGACTTACGGGCACATCTTACTTGATAGATAAAACCGATAATTATGTAGTGAATTCGTTAATCAAAGGCCTTGCAGTTGCCACGATTACCGTATCTATTTTACTACTCATTTTCTTTAGAGAATGGCGTTTGGTGCTGATATCACTTGTCCCAAATATTCTACCCGTATTAATCCTTTTCGGCTTAATGGGATTTTTTCAGATTGATTTAAACATCTCAACGGCTGTGATTTTCACTGTAGCTTTTGGAATTGCCGTAGATGATAGTATTCACTTGATCGTAAGGTTTTACTTAGAAAAAGACCGCAGCAAAAGTCCAATCTGGGCAATGAAGAGAACGCTATCGGGAACAGGTAAGAGTATTATAGTCACCAGTTTGGTGATTTTGGCTGGCTTTTCACTATTTATTAGCTCGGGCCTTTCTTCGCCTTTTTACTTGGGACTCTTTATCGCAATAACAGCAATGGTAGCACTAATTCTAGATTTGACAGTGCTACCATTGCTCATGCTTAAGATTTCAAAGAAAGACTAA